The Ziziphus jujuba cultivar Dongzao chromosome 3, ASM3175591v1 region ttttatgtatttttttcttatcttatataattaatacgtgaaaaaaaattgtaaaatttaattctttttatttatttttttctccattatttattttgtcaacaccattattactattattatttttgattttgcAAAAACTGCTAAAGTTaatgtaataatttaaataatatggtaACTTCTTTCTTTAagcataacttttttttaagaGCATAATTTGGCTTTTAACTTAGTTTATTATTGAATTCTAAACACTACAATAAGGTAATTATGAtttagatatattatatattgttttgattatttttgggATCGTTATTTccttaaaaattaatcaatttatttctaaattatataaaaaaaattagtaataattaataagtaaaaggattgtttccaaattaataataatgacaatgtTGACATGGTATACATTTTGGTTTTACCCGAAATGACATCCtctaattttggaaaaattgagaGGATCCTTCTCCTTCTACTTGCACCACATATAGTCTCTGTTAACACATATGCAAATACAATATGAGGCAAAATTTTCTCGGAAAATGTGaaagaaaataatcaataatCAATAAACTTGGGTTCATTCATTAGTATCTGAATTAGTCTTTATGACCCCATTAAGGCCAAGGTGCCCCTATTTTGAAAGACTCTGCTACTCCCAACTCAACgtggagaaatatttatttggtttttatgcaATGGGTTCTAGTTACTTTTCCTATAATACTCAATTATATGAGAcgtttttcataaaatatatacatttttcataatatatacatacatataataaatgagACATCTAATTTCCTACGTACTAGAGGATTATGGTCATAATGCCAAATTATGTAACCCCTCTCCAACCTCTGCAAAAATTGACGAACATTAAATACATGAGTTTCAATAAGTACGTTGTGTTAAACCAAAAACAAGTTTGTAGGCCACCCTTCACTTCATCCcaaggagaaaatcttggatgaCAAAGTGATATTAGATCAGCTAGGTGGTACCACTTCAAATTATTTAATgccatgtttaaaaaaatttccatgtcatcaagagTTAAACattccaaataatttttctttgatgGACAAGAAGAGCACAAGAAATATACAGTAGAAAGGAAAGGAACAAAGCACTCTCAGGattttctttcctctttttttaaagttttaaattttagttttggtttcgttttcaaaatttctttaaaacgagattatgtatgtttatatatgGGGAAAAAACAATCGTTTTTTAAGCTttcgtttatatttttttttctctctcgaGCTCTGTACTCTCTAcaaattgcctttttttttttttcttttttttttttcccttactgGTTGGGTCAGGACCAGAAGAAAATCGATTGTAATTGTGGTTTGTGGGTAAAGTTTCTTGttttgagtttctttttttctctttggattGTCAATGGCTGCAATTTATGGAAATTTCCCCATTTTCAAAATCTAAGACAATTTTACAAGCTTTAACCTTTGAAAGGATctatagggaaaaaaataaattaaataaataaattaattaattaataataataataaaggaaaaaagaatgaaaaatttgAAGAGGCATAGAGCTTTTTGTTCTCATGAAGATGGACAAGCCCGGAACTACAAACACTGAAGAAGAAACAAAGCTATAAACGGTGGTACGAAAGGAACCTTTGGATGTGATaactttttctaaaaataataataataaataactgaaATAACATAGTTTTAGAAAGATGTGTTAGTTTTTCTAGCTTGAGTTCaatgttttagtttttgtaGCTTGAGTTCAATGTTTCATAAAGATTAAGGATTTCGTGCAGtggcaaaagagaagaaaatggttgagaaaataatgaaaaattgaaatgaaattttaaaatgttggCCAGGATAAGATCTTAAAATAAATCGGAAGAGAGGAATAAGAAGAGATAGGAGCctgcaaaacaaaaaatctgagattgtttatattttgatatggtAATTCTTTTAAACTGGAATTAACTAAAATTATTTGTAGTAGTACCTACAGCATTAAATAATTTGAAGTGGTACCAGCCCACTGACACAATAGTGtcatccaagattttctccattcCAGACAGCCTCACATTCAATTCCTTCcaataatcatttttttctataaaaaaactgaaaaatacaAAAGTTTTCAATTACGAAAGAAATCCCCACAAACTTAATTAAGATAAGGTTTCCTTCaactaaaattgttaaaaagcaatAATATATTACTTTCTTAAAGAtgaataaaagactaattaaaTCCCTAAGGTCTCACAAAGTAAAAATAACAACTTGGTACAAACTGGGAATTCAGCTAGTTGACAAAAAATCAATAACTAGATGCATTCAACACATTAAATTTTGCGCATGTTTTAAAGAAAATGTaattcataaaacaaaatttatctaatttagaaaaaaactgGGTAGCATACAAATGCAAAGATATCTAGGGGAAAAATTACTGCAATAAACATATAACCAACACAAGGACCATAATAGTATCAAAATGGAAAACAAATTTAAGGGCAATTCAATTCTCCACAAGTCTCtcatctcaaaaaaaaaaataaaaacgagtCTGGATCAATATTTGATTGGAGCAATAATCTCTAGTTGAGCACCGAGCTTCTCTTCAGCAGTCTTCTCAGCCTTGACCCTCAATTTATTCAATTGCTTCTTTCTTTCGTAGGCCAACTGGGATCTCTCCTTCCTCTTTCTCTCAAGTTCCTACAGGGGCACAAAAACACATTAGCATCAGAACATCCGTATATGCCCATCCGCAAAAATTAACAGCCAAAACAAATGAAATCTAACACAACAGTCAAAAGCAATACTGATTACAACCCTAACGAATTTGAAACCGGCAATTGTAGAATTTACCATTTAATTATTAGTTCATCAATGTTCAAAACATGTGTGTACTATCATGACACCCAGAAACACTAAACTAGAGTATATAGTTACTGCACAGAAGTTAACATGGAAAGACATGATATAACACAAATATAACTGCTGAAGTACATTCCCATGGTACTAAACTTATAATTAGCAGTGCAGCATGCAATAAAGTTGATCGAATCATATTAGAAACACAGAATAGGCAAGTAAAAAAGCTGTAATCCAAAGCCACTTTTAAATTGCAGCATCTTCATGGAAATTATCATTGTATTAAGCCAGAGCAAAGTCAAACAATCAAGATGCAAATCTTATTAAAACGTCACTTTCAACGAAAAGGTCCATGGATTATATCTTAGAATGCAAAACTACTGGAAGCATAGTTATATTAATGTACAACCATACCATCAACATTCAACATAACATAAAGTACAGATGGAACAAGCATATAACTAATCAATAACATATGTGAATAGGAAAAGCCACAAACTAATCACAAGCAGAACGGAAAAAATGTCTAATCCAAGTATCAGAGAAGACTTCAAAACCAATCCAGAAAAACCCTAACAATAGTGAACAAGTAGGAGAACTAATTCCCACCTTGATGGTGTCATAATGGTTCCATCCAACCTCCGATGAAAGTCTGCCCAACAAGCAGTACTTGTGTCCTGCTTGAAGCCTCAAGACCCTATTTACATACCAGAAAAAGAATCCCTTAATACAACCCCAAAAGATGATCCAAATATGCATAAACTTACAGTCCCAACGAAAGCAAACCAGCCAAAGAACTCACTTGAGAGCATCAGGAATCACCATCCTCTTAATCTTATCATAAGGAGGTGGAATGCCCTCATAAGCCTTGAGACGAGCAAGAGCTGCGGCACCGCGCTTAGTCTTGTGGGGAATCATTCTACACATTTTCAACAAAAATGTCACAACCCACATATAGCAGAACAAAACACCCTATACATCAAATAACATATAATACCACTACCAAAGCATAACTTTAAAACGCACCCAACTGAAGCTAGCTCAGCAGCACAATAACAATGCTAGATTTTCACCATTGAAGTTCAAAGTTCGGAAATTTAAGCGCACTAGCTCACTTCGGATGatcaacacaaaacaaaaaaataaaaattaaaaaaatggtcaCCATGCTTAGTCTTGTGGGAATCATTCTAtacattttcaataaaaatgtcACAACCCACATATAGCAGATTAAAACATCCTAATATTCTACTCTGATCATATCAAATAACATATGATAAAACCAATAGTGATCTTGGTTTCTGAAAAATATCTACCATATGAAAAAACCACTAGCATAGCATAAAATCTATATACCAAACAAACCCAATAGAAACCAACTCAGCAGCACAAGACAATGCTAGTTTTCACCATTAAAATTAAAGCTCAATTTGATTGCTcagacaaaaaggaaaaaaaaaaatcaacaaacccAGTTGCATATCCTAACCGAAATCCACGAATACACTCTCAATTTCTAATCATTCACCAAAATGAAACGTACCCACGGATGGTGCGCCAAAGGATCTTAGCAGGGGCTCTAAAATGGATAGGACCATGGGAAGGCTTGGTGTTCATTCGCTTGCGAAGAAACCTCATGTACTTCATCTTCTGGCGGACCAGACCACCGGAGATACAGATCTCCTCGCACCGAACCACCACCACCTTCTGCCCATTCAGAAGCTCCTTCGCAATGATCGAAGCGAGACGGCCAAGCATATGGTGGCGCGCGTCCACCACCACGCGCTTCGCACAAATCCCTGAACCCGaaaccatctctctctctctctctctctaacctAAAGCGGCTGCTAGTAGCTCTGTGTGTGAGAAATGGGGGGTTGTGTGTGAGAgagattagggtttttttttagggtttggaTTTTGAAGAATTTATATACCTAAAAGGATAGTGATTGTATGCGGTCTAGAGTATGTGTTTTATTTAGGATTGGCCGTTGGATGGAAGCCATCTCCCTTGTTGAAGTTTTTGGACGGTTATGATGATACGACAATGAGTGAATGATCCGAAATGACCCGAAcccaatatttttgtaattaggCTAATATGCCTGACCGGGTCGAGCTGGTAACAAGCCCTAACACCTAAGCTGGTCTTATTGGCATTGGGCTTGAAATTGGGTCCTCAGTAAAGAGTTAAAAACTTTTTGGGTCTAAATTGGTTtgtcatataaatttttaaaaaatattattattaacatatgacaaataaaataaatttgtttttttttcttttttttttaataaaactttgaacacaaatacataaataaatgggAAAATTACATTTTAGCCTCCTCAACTGTACTAGTTTTGCACTTTGCCTTCTATATTACAAAGTCTCTCATATTGCTTCTTCAGCTAGTATTTTTCAGTTAAGTTCaatctattaaaataaatttgataaaattaaatatacaaaacTCATGTAAATCTatttaaaaactatttcattcttattttttaagaCAATATACATTActgattttgttaaatttacaAGGAAAATTTGTATGATTAAACTAAATTGATAGGAAAATACTAATTTATGAGGCAACATGACaagttttattagtttggaGTGTAAAATGCCAAAATATAATAGTGAGTGGGTAAAAGGTAGATAGTAGATTGTTAATTATCAGTGGTAAATATGTATAACAAATCAACTGTGTTCATcttacataatttatataaatttgttttctttatctttggctttgatatgaatttattaatcaaagagaatatgcaatatatatatatatatatatatgttggccATATTTCCCAATTTTTATCTATGTGGTTTGCATTTGGTTTCTCAAACTATTTATGATGGATCTTTTTCGTAAATTAATTTTCCAAGTAGGAAGTGTAGTTCATAATACAGCCAGTTAGATTTTGAATTGCTTACCTAAAGGATGTACTTCAGTCCCCCACATAACTACAGACACTTCTTCCCTGCACATTTGACCACACATCAGAACATTTAATTCAATTGTTGGTACATGTATTTTTCAACATATTGACTCACATTACACATGCatttatacatacacatatacacatataaatatatatatatatatatatatatgtatatatatttgaaaattctaTGGTAAAGACGGtctgcatgaggaccgcagtattagtgatgatttttcatagtattaatgacggtttcttagaaaattgtcaccaatactataaaaaaccgtcaccaatactgtggtccgcatgaggaccgttcGCATCATAGacgaactgtatatatatttatatatatatatatatatatatatatataagtatatgcatatatatgataCTTTgtacatttcctttttttttttttccttctaccATAGGAATGAGGCAATTCTAATTCAAAACCATTGATGGAGGAAACAGTTTTACTACTTGATTGTGCCTACAGGAACAGTATGCATCcactaacaaatattttttttatttttcttcaagtatatgtgtatatgaagCGTACACATCtatcaatttatataatctacCTTGAAAATGAATTTTCTCCTCTATAGCCCACTAAATGGATGAAATTCTGAAACCCATCACATGCACagtaataatctatatattatattattctaacacacacacacagagacagcAACAGCATGTTAGTGTCCAGTCATGAATATCGAGGATGAGAGGACGGCAGCTTGCATCAGAGGAAATTTTCATTGAACATATGCAAACTATTTCTTGTCTTCTGAACAACTAAAAGGCAGGTTTTGGACTCATGCCTATTTCTATCTTAAATTATGTATGTAATTAATTGTGCTGTCAACTCTCTCATTTTTCATCTCCATTTTAAATAACCACTACCATAACTTTCATGAtatattacaatttattatgataattaattaaaaaaaaaattgacttgacaaagaaaatgacaaaaaaaccAGGTCTAGATACATATGTAAGAGGGAATGGATTGCATAGCTTATCTCTTTTGGGTTCTAAGGATCTAAACTTGTCCAAAGGGTAAGTACATATTCCATCCCTGAACTATTGCGCAATTGACATTTTGCCCtccaaataacaaaaattctCATATTGCCTCTTCAATCATCGTTTCTTTGTTGGTTCAATGCCATCGTGTgtatttcaacaaataaatataatgaaattgatGTATACTGTTTTATACTTTAAGACTCAATAtgagggaatttttttttttcccggggtaaaatgtaaatatatatatatatatatatatacacacactataATTCAAGTGATAAAATGTAGTTTTCCAAAAATGTGAAAAAGATTTCACTTCACTTtgtatcttctttattttttttttcttactattAATATATAGTACATATGTGGACATCATTCTTTCAAACTCCAAGCATAGAGAAAtcgaaataaatatataactaatttgattaattattcaaCATATACTGTACACCTATCAATCATTTTTATAGGAAAATAAGTTgtgataaaaaagagaaaaagacaagGCCAAGAGCTAGCTGGCCCTACACATCTATGAGATGCATGGATCAACATGGAGTCAAGACCctggaattttctttttttcccgtTTATGATAAAACGAAAATATCATGAAATAATTACAACaaactagtattttttttttttaaggtggaTTACAACAAACTCAATGCAAATGCATGATTGAACATATACAAATTCAAAAGGTTTAAAATAATCTAAGTTAATCCAGTACaatttaacatttcaaaattataaatataattttgctaaaacgAATTAAAGTccattatttctatcaatttttatgggacatatttatatacatttttctgCATCTATAAGATGGGTTTGCCCACCATTCAATGGAGGACTTCGCCTACTTAGCaaggctatatatataatacatatataattttatcataaaatacatacatattttttatatcttgaTCAATTATATGTAATTCCAATCAGTTATACCTAGTggatacatataattaaatcatacaTTACATCTAATAGCCTGTAACCTATGAATTATACGTAATTAATCCAGTGCATCTTTGATGCTTAAGATATACGCGCAttttataacaatatatatatatatatatatattaagtgaaGGTTCTCCAACGAAGATTATGAGTTAGAGGGGGGACCCTTCCATTTGACTGCAGCCTAATACTCCCAAACAAGTCATTTCTGACAAGTCAACGACCAAATGACAGAGAAGGTACCGGACTCTCCATCGTTGACCTTCATATACTTTCAAATTTCATTTAACATTCATCTTACGAACTTGTCTCCACTTCTCCTTTTCACCCCCACCATTTTCTGTCAGCTCTTCCAGACACCATGTGGGCTTCATcagccacccaaaaaaaaaaaaaaaaaaaaaagatccaatATTCGTTTTACATTTCCCAAATCAAAAACAAACTAGCAATTTTTCTGATCAAACCCATCACATAACTTATCTAGACgactatatataaatacaaatatatatatatatatatatatatatgcgcatgTTATATGTTAATCAAGAGCAAGTATTTGTTACATATGTTATATTGGTTATATCATCTGGATGATAAGTAACATATAATTTGGGGTTAAATATTCTTAATCACAAACGTACGAGAAAGATCAACTAGAGAGTCGTAAAATCTTGTTAAtcatatggaaaaaaataaaaataaaagagagagagagattattaATCCACAAATTTTGACAATATCCAAATGGGCATAAAATGATGAAAGAAACAAATCCAGCTGATGATATATAtgtctttgatttttattttttttttcaatgggaGAATACATTAAATGCTGCTGTTTGCATGGATGAAACTGAATATCTGCTGAACCGAGGTCGCTATATCTTCAGCCGTGAACCTCGATTCACTTCCAATCTGttcatcaacatatatatatatatatatacatccatatatatatatatatatatatatattatgtagcACAAAATTTAAGAAACAAATTAGAGTTtaaatttgacccaaaaaaaaaaacaaaaacaaaataaatacaagaaagaaaagctgcaACTTCTTTCGTATGTCATACCTTGACATTAAAGGAATATAGAACAGTTTGTTCAATGGTGGTGATATTGGTATGAAGGATATTGAACTGCAAATCTTCTAAAGCAGCTATAGTCTTTATGAGTTGACCTGGTCTTCTCCGAGATAGAATCTTGATCATTGCGTCAAACCCTAAAAGCTTCACTTCTACATCCGCCAACACAGATTTTTTCTCTGCAGTCTCTTCCGTGAGACCGGTTTCGAAATCTACGAATCTGATTTGATCAGTTGGAATTGTCTGCAAAGGAGGAAAAGCtgtttgttgttgctgttgagtATGTTGTTGTGGAAGTGCAATATTTGCTGAATTATCTCCTACTTGTCTTTGAGCTTCTCCCATAATTCTTCTCCTTTTCTGTGATTCCAAACACTGAAGCAGCTGTTCTAGTTCCCTCACAAACTCTATTGCTCCACCAATTATTGAAGCTTGATCTCCCTatcgaaaatttttttttccagaaatTAATCAAAACCCAATTGAGGAACACAatcaaagaatatatataatctcaACAGATCCTTCCTAGATATATATGTGTGCAGTTCTGATGACATcaagatattttaaatttaataaaacccAGATGCACTAATTTCATCCAATCTTTCTCCACCATCCGGATTTTGTTTAAATCATgaaatatcataattatatatatatatatatatatgtgtgtgtgtgtgtgtgtgtgtgtgtgcgtgtgtgtgtaaatatatataatttatgtatatacCCTTTGTACATATGAACCAGGCATGAGTGACCTAAGAACTCTGAGATGCTCATTCATTTGCTTTCTTCGATTCCTTTCCACGGCGATATGAGTCATCCTTTGGCTCTCAACTTCTTCACTGGTCTTGATAGTTCTTGGTCTTTTTCTCTTGTTCTTGGTTTCTGAACTAGGGTTCTTAATCTGAGTAGGATCTTCACCAAGAAACTGAAGCTGCTGAAGCGAAGCATTAGCAGTAGTATTCCCCACCCGAGCTTCATCGTCTTCTCCACCAGCTCCTTCTTCTATATcccctaaaactatattatctTTCCCACTCACCGCTTTAAATCTCTCTTCCTGATCAGACTGTTGAGCAACCTGCAGAGACTGATCCTCAAACTTATCATTCAAAACCGGAAACTTAAGGAAGCTGTAAACCGGGTCCATCCCGGATTCTACATCGGAGATCTTGGTCTGATTCAAAGCCAATTTGGGTCCGAAATCCGCGAACTGCATCACATCCGCGAAGCTCAGTTTATCTAAAGAAGATGAACCGCAAaattgctgctgctgctgctgttgctgtTGTTGAGGATTGCTTAGCATGTAACCGACCATACAATCATTGTTGCTGTTGTTATCTCCGGAATTAGTGGTTTCACCGACATGAGATTTCAACAAGAAGTGCtgatgatggtgatggtgatgaggATTATGAAGATCTATGGTGTAATCCAAGGCGGTGAAATTATTAGGCGGCATAGAAGCCTGCAAGAAACTAAGTTCAGAGCAAAACAACATATGGTGGATATGGTATGATGAAAAGATTTATCAAAAACAGAAACGAACAAATTTTGGATGtgatatatataaactatagcTAATGAAAGAGAGAACTGTATATTGTACCGAGTagttctcttccttctccatttctatatatatagaaatgagtgtgtatatatatatatatatatatacaggtttTAACTTTAATCAGAAAAAACCCTAAAGAGGAGAGAAACTGATATCACTGAATATATggacaaaaaattttaacagCTTGGGGTCCTCCACCTGaaaaagtgataaaaaaaaaatatattacaaccGGAGAAACATGAATAAAACtttggaaagaaaataaaaatttagatatttttttttttttgaagaaagatGTTGAAgagaaaggacaaaaaaaaaattatgtgagAAATGGGACAAACAGAAGATGAA contains the following coding sequences:
- the LOC107422542 gene encoding large ribosomal subunit protein uL13w yields the protein MVSGSGICAKRVVVDARHHMLGRLASIIAKELLNGQKVVVVRCEEICISGGLVRQKMKYMRFLRKRMNTKPSHGPIHFRAPAKILWRTIRGMIPHKTKRGAAALARLKAYEGIPPPYDKIKRMVIPDALKVLRLQAGHKYCLLGRLSSEVGWNHYDTIKELERKRKERSQLAYERKKQLNKLRVKAEKTAEEKLGAQLEIIAPIKY
- the LOC107422540 gene encoding transcription factor FAMA isoform X2; this translates as MEKEENYSASMPPNNFTALDYTIDLHNPHHHHHHQHFLLKSHVGETTNSGDNNSNNDCMVGYMLSNPQQQQQQQQQQFCGSSSLDKLSFADVMQFADFGPKLALNQTKISDVESGMDPVYSFLKFPVLNDKFEDQSLQVAQQSDQEERFKAVSGKDNIVLGDIEEGAGGEDDEARVGNTTANASLQQLQFLGEDPTQIKNPSSETKNKRKRPRTIKTSEEVESQRMTHIAVERNRRKQMNEHLRVLRSLMPGSYVQRGDQASIIGGAIEFVRELEQLLQCLESQKRRRIMGEAQRQVGDNSANIALPQQHTQQQQQTAFPPLQTIPTDQIRFVDFETGLTEETAEKKSVLADVEVKLLGFDAMIKILSRRRPGQLIKTIAALEDLQFNILHTNITTIEQTVLYSFNVKIGSESRFTAEDIATSVQQIFSFIHANSSI
- the LOC107422540 gene encoding transcription factor FAMA isoform X1, with the protein product MLFCSELSFLQASMPPNNFTALDYTIDLHNPHHHHHHQHFLLKSHVGETTNSGDNNSNNDCMVGYMLSNPQQQQQQQQQQFCGSSSLDKLSFADVMQFADFGPKLALNQTKISDVESGMDPVYSFLKFPVLNDKFEDQSLQVAQQSDQEERFKAVSGKDNIVLGDIEEGAGGEDDEARVGNTTANASLQQLQFLGEDPTQIKNPSSETKNKRKRPRTIKTSEEVESQRMTHIAVERNRRKQMNEHLRVLRSLMPGSYVQRGDQASIIGGAIEFVRELEQLLQCLESQKRRRIMGEAQRQVGDNSANIALPQQHTQQQQQTAFPPLQTIPTDQIRFVDFETGLTEETAEKKSVLADVEVKLLGFDAMIKILSRRRPGQLIKTIAALEDLQFNILHTNITTIEQTVLYSFNVKIGSESRFTAEDIATSVQQIFSFIHANSSI